From the Anopheles merus strain MAF chromosome 2L, AmerM5.1, whole genome shotgun sequence genome, the window ttaaaaacaaaaaataattaatttcaacTTGTTTATCATTACTGCTACGGACGAAGAAACGTCAAATTTCCACCTTATTTTGGTGCCACTTTGCGGTCAGCTGTCACGGTCAGCGGATATCTCTCAATTGGTCGAATTGAACACAATTTTCTACCCCAATTCAGGTAAAAATGAACAATTCTAAATGAAATTATCGCTCTATCCTTTTCTTATAAGATTCTTTATTCGCCATTTCCATAGAACAATGACGCTACTAATCAATCCGCGCCGCCCAGAGAAGGTGCACCGCTACAAACCCGTCGACTCGGCCAACCAGGGTGCCGGAGTAGGGGACGATCTAATGCCAGATTACATGAATATCTTGGGTATGTTTTGCCTCGGTTGCTTCATTTGTCTCTAGTCGACTGCTGCCTAATACTTGCCACACGTTCCCTCCCGTGCATAGGTATGATATTCTCCATGTGTGGTCTCATGATGAAGTTGAAATGGTGCGCCTGGCTGGCGCTGTACTGTTCCTGCATTAGCTTCGCTAACTCCCGGATTTCAGACGATGCCAAACAGGTGCTGTCCTCGTTCATGCTCAGCGTTAGTGCCGTCGTGATGTCGTATCTTCAGAACCCGACACCGATGACACCGCCCTGGCAGTCGATGTAGTTTTGGACGGCTCGGGAAAcggtacacacatacaaaaacacactatcGTATGTCCAAAGCACACAGAAACAATCGATTTAAGCAACACCTTTTTTGAATAAGATTAACCATCCCGGTCTTATGGTACAGTGGACAAAGTTGTGCACCGTTTCGAATAGGCAATCCGAATATGTACGAGCAAATACGGGTAAGCTTTTGTTAAAAttagtttagttttttatttaaacaggGTTGTGTAAAACAACTGCAAAGATCTCATAATCTTGGGGTCATTAACGAATCGCTGTTTCTCGATGTCGGTCATCATGTGGCTTTTATTATTGTGGACGTGAAATTGACCAATGTCTTCATTTCAATTCATGATCAATCTTAAAATCAATATATCTTTAACACGGTTCAGTTCTGATacatatttaaatattgtgaTGGTCATAAACCTTTTGTGAGGTGCTGAGACTGAGCTTAGTTCAACTCAGACTCATTTCGGCCCTTGGTTTGAATTTAAACATACGCAGGAACGTATTCCAAGCATGGAGCCATTCCACTCTGTCTGCCCGCAATCCATAAACTATTCAAATTTTACACTAAACACTTTCTCCGAATTATTTCCGAATCTTTCGTTTCTCGATTTGCTTACCCAATGAGCGCCTGTAGCAAGTGGAGGAGATTTACGAAAATTTTACGGCAAAGCTTGTTTAGTCACATTTTTGCTCTAAAACTTTAGCCGAATATGCATACACTCTCCATCGCTACCTCCGTTATGTGATATTGATCACCTTCATCTCAACCCACGACCACTACAACATGCCAAGACGACGGTTAATagtttaaatgtttattttttaatcatgCCTGCTTCGAAACCCGAACTTTCTAAACGCTATGTTATAAATACAAGTTTAATTCGAGCGGCTAAATTCCGTACGACTGCTCCGCCCACCATCCTCCTTTCCCCAAACCTTCCACACAAAGGAAAGACCGGGAGAAACGGTCAAACTGATTCGCGAAACCCAAGCAGTTAGGCTAactttatttacaaacatGTGGGAGAGTAAGCGGCGCCCCCTCCCAGCAGTTACAGTGCCGTTGTGTCCTATTTGATTACGTCGCAGTCGCAACACTCGTCGTTGTCCAGCTTTTCGTAGTTTTGATTCATGCACTTCCGGATGGTGCTTTTCGATTTGGGGCGCACCGGCCCGTCCGGTCACATGCCGTCCCCATTGATTGCcacatcgtcatcgtcgtcgtcgtcgtcgccgtcatcGTGTGCGCCCTGACTGCTGCCGTTAGTGCCCTCCAAGCTGTGGCCCGGCTCGGGCATTGAATTGTCCACCAGCACATCCGATAGGTTGTCGTACCTGTTGCGCGGTAGAGAGGAGCGGGAGAAAGTGGTTACAAGAAACTTTTAGATAAACTTCTTCACTAAAGTGATGGGTCGCCTTCCGTCCCCCCGGCCCATGTGTTGCGTTTATCGGGATAGGTGCGTCGGTTGGGTTACGGTCGAACACGCGCTGATTGAACGTGCGGGGGCACGTGTGTCTTGCGTGAAGGGTAAAAGTTTTGCCTTTAGTTCCTCGAAACAGGAACTGCGATGTTGGGTAGCTACACAATGTAACACATAAACCGTCCGCTGTAGGTTGGAGGGACGGCCTCGATCCATTTACATCGCCAACCGGCCTCCCCTACTCTCCTCTCCTTTAAAACAATACTCACTTGTCAGCGTGTTCATCACAATGGTTCAGCAGCTCGTCGTCTTTGCCGTGCGGTCGAAACTTGCACACAGTTAGCAACCGCAGCATGGCCAGCCCTATCAGCAGCCCACCTGCCACGTGGCTCAGCCAGAGCCGATGGGGCCACACGATGAGCGCGATACCTAAGGCCACGTACGGAAAGGTCAGATGCCAACCGCCACAGTACCGGCAGACGCTCCAGCACCGGTAGCATCCGGACGAGTAGTCATTGCTAGAACGAAAAACGGGGAAGAAAGTGGCATTAATACGAACAATAATGTGTGAGTGAGAGTGAACGGGACGACCGGAAGCATATACACCCCAATTAATCTTATCGTACTCTGCATACTCATTAGAGAAAAACTCATTAAAATTGTTGCATTCGAACAGCATTGGCACCGATGATTGTCGACATTCGCTTATTGCAATAGATTAATTTGATCCTTTTGGCGATTTGCGTTCACGTGAAATTGAGCAAACAGCTTAAAGAGGAGTGCCAGCAAAAGTAATTGcttataattatttcattatcGACCACGGTGCTGAAAAAATGGCTATTATGGTGCAGTGGACATTTACGTGAGCCGTAGCACCAGTAATATACAGCGAAGGCAGAAAGAGGGATCATCCATGAATTACGTCACGTTTATACATTGGGGCGATCCCGTGGTCCAGTCGTTTACatgaacgactcaataacataccCGCCATAGGTTCAAGGCTAGAATAGACCGTCCCTCCGTAGCTCCGAATAGACGCAGCAACGTGGTACTGAAATAaggtctcgaaagcctgtaaagaccggcatgtccgcataggacatttacgccaaatagaaggagaagaagaaaagttgGTCCATTAACAAATGCAAACTGTTGCAATACATTCTAATACTAAAACGCAACGTTATCCACAATGTTTGCTTTCTGCTCTTCCCTCCTCTACAAACAAAGTCATAGTTGTTTATCGAATCGGTTAGTGCATCGGTATCGAATCTGTATTGCACTGGGCCAGGTACACGATCCATTCTATGACCGAGCAAGATACTGGTACAAGTTTTAGACCGTGATAAAATAGGAGCAGTTTCAGGACATCCATGTGTTTGGAAACAGTTCTTAAGTACAGTATGGGTTCGAAGCTTATTGGACCGGTACCGGTtcggaatcagttccggaaACGATATGGGTGTAGGATAAGTTACTGAACTCGTAAAGGTTGAGGATCAGTTATAGCAATGGTGTGAGCTAAGGAACAGGTTTTAGGTTTTAGGTTCATTATGTACCAGTAAGGTTTTAGGTTCATTATGGGATGAATACCGGCATATCCCATGAGTTGGATATTAATCCTGGAACCGGTTCAGTTAGATTCAGTTTCACTTCAGATAACGTTTTAGGTTCAGTTTCTCCTTATGTGCCCCGTATAGATTGCAGAAagaactgatttttttttcaatacctTTTCCTACACCTTGGAATTGACATATTCTCCTGGAAATATTTTGTGAATCCCTGAAATCGAGCCCAATTAACTAGTattcttaaaatatttaaagttGTTACGTTTTATATGGATGACCTCCAAAAGGCTGTTCTCTCTATTGGAGATGGGAATTGCCGCTTACATCGGTGGCATTGGTATTTATGTGACCATAAATTATTGCCTTACCAATTGTGTAGCTccaatttaaaatgatttaaaagcTCTGCCGAAAATTGGCCCCATTTCATCAAACATTGTATTTATAACCGAACCGGGAGCAGTGTGCATAGGtccgtctttttttttaaattatttatccaAAAATAGCTCACAACTGTAGCGGGAGAAAACTATCCCTACAACAACTTGGTGATAATGTGTTTTGGGGACTCGGGAAACTATTGGAGTGCGAAGTAGTAGAGCTTTTCCCTATTCTCTCCATTGtttgccaacacacacacacacaaacgccctAATTCGCTTTACCACATTTCGAGGGAGACTCGTGTGTGTGGTCGGCCGTCACACGCTTTTCCGCTTTTATTGGAGCGGGGACGAGGGATGCTGGCTCCGTTTCCGGCCGTTTCAgctggttttccttttttgtccgGAAGCGGTCATGTGTAAATTTGATGGACACAGACCACCGAAAGTAGGGAACGTATCACAACGGATAGGGATCAAAAAGAAAGGACGAGTTTGGTTGGGTAAGCCGAGCGGGCCCACGTAACACCATCCCCTGCTAACGTGCTTTGCGTTGAAGGATGGAATGAAATTTGAATCGTGGTTTTAACCCTCTCCGGTTGTGATTGTTTTGTCgctaaaagcaaacaaaacacttgTATTAAAATTGGCAAACTGTTTAGAAAGTCATTAAAGAAACAGATGAATTCGGTTTAACCTTTCCCAGGCTACCACCACCCCAAAAATGTTCAAGGGAAAAGGTTGTCATGCTTAGAAAATTACCTTATAAAGCTAGTACTTAGTAGTGGTGTGTCTCTATTCACTGTCAAGTGTTTTCGATGCCATTAACGTGCACAATTTACCACACACGGCATCAGGTTTCGTGGAGGCGAAGTGGTAGCAAAGGGTTTTCCCCCGAAAGTCTTTGAAGGTGAAAACAATATGCGCTTGACGGAGGGAGTCGCGCAAAATAAGTGACTGCATTGGGGTGGGAAACTACAAAACCACCCACGTTCTGCTCCTCGTCCATCCACATGTCCCATTTGCTATGTGCCAATGTGCCCGTTCGTTCATGAAAGGATTATGATATTTACGATCCCTCCCAACCCCCACACCCTGGTATGTCGGTGCCACTTGCAGGGATAGCGGTATGAAATCTTCCCTTACTAACTACCCGCGAAACTTCCCAGAGCGTCCGTATCCATTCACGACGTGATAGATAGATACCGTACCGTTCCGAAAAACCGTGGCACGCCCGAGAAACCTTTCCCAAAGCACGCGGAAAGAGTAAGACAAACTCCGTCCCCAAAACCAAGCTTTCGATCGAGCGTTTTTGCTGTGACctttgtttgctgtgcgaaGCACGGAAAGGAGACGTCGTTGGCCAAAAGCGCTGGTATCAACGCTGCATGAACCGAGCATTCCTGGTGTGCACACACAATAACAGTAAGTGCACATTGTTTATGCAGTTTTATGCCTCTTGGTGCGTTCGGTGGCACGCGTTGTCGAATTGTCGCCGTACCGCAGGAGCGAGCGTGGGGACAACCAAGCGGCACAAAACAGTAAAGTGTAAAACCCTCTGCTTTGGGTTGAACCCCTTTTTAGGGGCAGAGGATGAGTCAGGGATGGAATGATTTACGAAAAAGCTTCGAACACAGGCAGGCAACATAACACAAGCGTACCTACACCTGAAAGGTAGGTGTGCCGCATGTAAAAGAGATGAGTTGAGTGAGCAGATTTAATGTTATGTTAAATTTAGTGGAAGGATACACATCCATGCTTTGCACTACACACAATGGAGTTGGAATAAATGGTGTGCTGGTGGAATAATAGACACTACTAAAAGgctattgttttgctgtgttgcATTGCAGCATTACGATGCACCAAACCGATGGTACGATCCTAGCGCCAGAATGATTGATTTCAGGTGCGTACTTTTCAATTATTATTGGCCATAAGTTATACTGGAGAGTTTAGAATTCACTTCGATTCAGTAATAACTAATGGAAATATACGACGTTTGGGTAAAACGAAGCTAGCGACAGCTGGCTTTTTGTGATCCTCTAACACCAGCATCTGTGATCGGTTCCGTAGTGTTATCGTTAAGTTGAATGACTAGTTGCAACATCATGCACCACACGGCATGCGTTCAAATCCCATTTGGAACGTGGCCGTTAATttagagaataaaaaaaatactcataCGAAGAGTTTCTTACtacatttttgttgttccaAATAATAAGAAGAGAACATTAGCACACACTCAACTGCATTGAGAAAACATCGCTTACTTCTCTTCTCCACTCCTCCCCACATAAGCACAAAACGAGTGATAATTATTATAGCTTCTTTTTAAAGTCGcccgttttgttttcatacaCATCAACTCAACAACTTGGTCGATAAAATAACACTCAAAAGAAATCGTCTCCGTCGTCTAGCCTCGTCTAGCGGAAACAGAGGCAAGCCACTTCCGCCGGTAAAACTTCTATCccggagaaggaaaaaaaaaacaatccgtTGCATGCAGTGCTGTTCGCTTTTTCTATTTCTCTGTTtatggtgtgtttgttttggttcacTGCTTTGAAATGAAACGGCGCTTTCGGGCCGGACAGGTTAGCAAATGGAGGGAGGGATGGGTATGTCACAGCCACCCCGCACCTCTTTAAACTCTCCTGCTCGCTGTCCAAAGTCCCATCTGCTGGACGGCTGGTTCTTTAAACTTTCGCATGAGAAACCAATGCAAGATCACCCCGCCATCCGCTCATCTCTCATTTTACCACGCCCTccctctttttgtttgtttgcaaaactTACTTTGTACAGAGCACTATGAACAGTGTGAAGAGCCATTTGATTTCCAGTAAGAATATAACTACGGAGGCAACTCTGAAATGAGAAATGCACAGAATAGAGGGAGAAAGACAGAAAAACATTACAATGATGCTGCAATAGAATAAATAGAAACGAGGGGGAAGAGGAGTGCTGAACAAGGGGTAAAGAGGGAGAAGGAAAGGTTTACAGTACGCCAAAAGCGGgggttgcaaaacaaaaccaccgaaGAGACACCGGAAGCATGGTTTCGCGTTGGCGGCtcgcgcatgtgtgtgtgtgcgcgctcccCTTTGGCAGGTTCTTGGGAAATAATAGAATTGTAATGAATAGATCGGGGTTTGCTACTGCCGCCCGAGGGGAGAACTTCGCCCTTAAGGAAGCTGCACTGAAAGAAACTCGGGGTTTTAGGAGACTGTGATGTGTTTTTCGTGGCAGTGTTCGCGCAGCTGAACGCAGCTTCTGCAGCGGACGCTACCGTTGGAGATGATGAAGAATTGCCGTGTGCACGAAAACAAGTAGCCAAGCGAGGAACTTACGCTTGTACAGTAAGCATAAGAGAGTGCGAGAGAATGTTGAGGTTCTGGTtcgtccatttttttttactttaggGTCAATTTCATTACGGTGATTAAGCtgtggtgcgtttttttcttctcccacTCCCCACGtaagcaaaacagaaaatccTGCCCCAAGCTATGGGAAGTGTAATTAAGAGAGGTATTTTGCTTCAAATGCCTGCCAAGGTTCAAGGGACGAAAGGGTCAAATACAGGGAGTGATGGAATGTATGTAGGAAGTGTCGGAATGTACGTGTAAGCTTTGATAATTCATTAATGATTCATAGAAAATGCAGTTACTGGTGCATACAAACTGCATCGCAccgcagcagctgcaacaTGCGTactattcaaaataaaatgtatgccGGTTTGTGATCTATTGTTCATTGTTTTAGATTCAATTAAAGCAAAGTGGATTACAATACCATAACACAAACAAGGTACAGTCTAATGCTACACAAAATGAACCAAGAACATGATAGAAGCAATTagcatttaaaaataacatgTTTTGAAGAAGCTACCCCACTACTAACACTACTTAttctgctttttctttttatttgcttaTGAATCATTTTATAGATTCATTGATGAGCCTCATACTCTTTATGAATTGAACTCTCTAACAGTAGGGATAAAAAAATGGCAAGGTCTTTGTTGAATAAGACATGTACTCAGATGAGAATCGAATCACCTGCGCCCGTGTGAGAACTGTCTCGTATACTAACAGGCCATCAGAGCAACTCACTGTACTAATGCTATCACACGTACCCGATCTGCTATCAAATTTTGCCtttctttaaattttaacatttaacagagcaaattgtatttttactgattttttcaaatgactgaaaatatgaaaatatacAAATTTCCTGTAGGGATCGCCGAAAATTTAATCAACATTATCAACGTATTAAATGTAGTTTGAATTAAAATCGCAACAATTACAGTATCTAATCGTGTAGCACGGGATCTCTAACAGAATATCTAATAAAGGTAtctaaatgtattttttattcttccgAAATCTATTTCTCTGATTATCCTCCTTTTCTAAATCTTTTTTTCAGACTCTtagaaaaaattattaaaaacttGTTAAGTGTCTCAAGTAAGCAATCGATATATGGCATGCTTTATGTATGCTTATTGTTATAAACCTACCGATTCTGGGATAAAATCTTCGTTTCAAAAGTTAACACTACCAATAGAGTTACGATGTAACACAAAATATTGAACCACATATCCCTCTCCACTGCCAAGTGTTTGCTATAATGTTGCCCATCAGCATCATAATGCAAACACTTTTCCccttttaccaaaaaaaaacaaccccaaatCGATAACGGCATTAAAATATGGTCTGGAAAGTGTTGCCGGCAACATTAGCAGCGCTTATCGCAAAACGTGCGAAACGGCTTAACAACGCTCGGTTCGGCCCAGGCTCGGAAATTCTGCCACCACCTAGCATCCACCTGGCAAAATCGGGCACCGGTGGTTTCAGAGTTGCTGAGTATCCACACTTACAGCACACGATACACAACTCTAGTGATGAGAGAACGCTGGAGTGGACACACTCACCTCCCACCGGGGATCGTTGTGAATACTATCGGGTTGCCTTGAAGTTGCACCGGAATTTGTGCATTCTCAGGATTATCCTCAGCAGACCAAGGTCCAAGAACTCACCCAGAGCGCCAGGTGTACGAGCGGGAACAACGGGAAACAATTACTGAATGCCTCATGTGCGAGGGTTTTTTGGGGGATACTGCAATTACCTTTCCAAGTTAGACCTTGAACGTGCTCaacctctctcgctctctctctctctctttctctctctttctctctctctctctctctttctcgccctcacactctctttctctgaaACCTATCGGTTAGAAAGCAATTACAGTGTTGACCAAAATCTACCGACAATGGGAGATAGGACGGTGGGCAACTGTCAATAGAAATCCGGGACAGGAAAGTTGGGGGAACGGGAGTTGGGAGTTAGTGGGTTTTAAAAACTTGCATCACATGCAGCAAGCAAGGCAAATGCGAAGCTGGGATAATGGTAGTCGAACAGTTGGTACGGGCAGCTATGAAAACTCGCTCCGAGCACtcgctcggtatcttcggcaGCAAGATAAACTTAACAATCGGTCGTGATATGCTGCGTTACGTTGATCCTGTTCCTAAGGGAGTGCATGTGCATGGCAAAAGGTAGCGGAAGGATTTTCATCCACAATATCCGGGATGGTTCATGGGGAACGGGGAAGGAAGCAACTTACATTATATAAACACCTGCAGTGTAACCATGAACCATTATGTCTATCCCGACGCCACTGACCACTGGAACCGGAACCGGATGAGAGCGGatgagaagagaagagaagagaagggaagagaagaaagaaaaaaaaacattcagtTATTGAAACAGTATTAGCTGAGTAGATTCTATGGGTTTACAGTTATGTTTGCAGAACTACGCGAGGGTTGGAAGTTATCGTTCCATTAAGTAAGTGCTACtagcatacacacaaaaactcgTTTGTATTTCACGAACAATGCATCGAGCTGCACGGCCATGGAATCAAACTTTACTTCATTTGAAACTGTTTCCCAATTAATGTAATTAATCTTTCGCTTCGGTTAGATTAATTTGTACAACTGTGCTCTTGTGAGTCTACCGTCTACTCTTTTCTACGACTTTTATCCTaacttttgacagctttgTGTGATGAATGgacgcgaaaaaaaaaatagaagtcGGCATACGCGACGCCGCCTGGCCTGCACTAACGATCCTCACATCCTCACATCCTGTGCTTCCGGTTGTTTTGGAAATTGAATCGCAAATCCACttacgtacacacacacacacacttccttgGTCCTTTGACGGAGCGAAAGTAAGTACGTCCTGCACAAAAACGTCCTTTCAATAGTAAAACCGCGTAGTAGAAACCATCACCGGAAGAAAGCAAATCGCATTCCCAAACGCGTTGGCTAACTCTCTCGCACGTAGCACGTAATTGGGAACGTTTCATTGCTACAAATTGATCGTCCGCTGTTGGGGGAAGGTGgttccattatttttttcgtacTCAGTtcggtttatatatatatatatatatatatatatatatatatatatatatgtgtgtgttattgttgAGTGCTTTTCGACTTCCTGACACTGCAAGCGTTTCGCGTAGCCAAATGGACTCGTTTTGCTTTACCCGATATTTTTACAACGACTCCGCACTGGGAGGCATTTTTTGTTGGACTTCCTCATTCAACTCAACAATTTCAAATGGATTTCGTTTAGTTTGGCAAGCAAATAAAACCCTTAATGGATGTTATTGGTTACTTTGCCTTCGCAAGTCTTAAGAGCGTCCTTAAAAGCCAAACTCCTGCACCTGAATGGGGacgcaaaagaaaagcttTACTCGAAAGAAGATAGTACGGAGAGCTACCTCTATGCCAACAAAATAATACTTTCTCATAGAAAGAGCAATCTATTTTTTACGCAAACTTTCAGAAAACTGTGAAAAGCGAGATCTTGTTTGATGTGGTCTTAAGACGGTCTTATAATTCGATTGTACTTTTACTGCTACTGCTTTCTACCTAAGCCATCCTGTCAACCTGTCAAGCTGCCAGATACAACTGTTTACTAATAAACAGCGCTTCTTTGCTGTGTGTTTCCTTCACTTGTACGCACCAGATTTTTGTGGCTGACAGGCTCCAGCTACGCGCTAGCGCTAGCATGTATCACTATCTCTCCGCAGTGCAAAAACGAAAACCTCTCCAGTACGACGGCCGTCCCCTGCGTTCGGAGCGCGTAATTAAGTTTTGACACGCTGCAATTTGAACCAGATTTGCAGCATTATTTCCATTTCTTGTGAAACAGAAATTAACGCGCTCGCTGCTCCGCCTTCGGCTGCAGCTCCTCGGTGCACCTTCCTTCTGTCTGACATGTCGGAAGCGAAACTATTTCCGGGCAGCCGTTGTTGCACGCAGCGGGTGGCAAGCGTTTCAACCATTCCGTGCACTTGCAGCGAAACGTTAAATGGCATTTCCAGTTTGCAGCGTTAAGATTCTGTTTGATCCGTGCATCTTCGCCGTGGCGCGGTTGGATTGTCCTCCAGCTCTTCTGTCGCTCCTGGAAACAATGCGCTTGCAATGATGTAgcagcgacacacacacacacacacattcagaCCTACAATGTGGATCAGGTCAGGTTTGGGAAGAATACTTTTACCGGGGAGGGGGTAGCTCTTACTGTTGGCAACGGTCCAAGAGTAGGCGAGAATATGAGCTAGCTAAGATTTATGTGCTTGAAAGCTGCGGATGAGCTGCTGACACGTGTTGTCGGGTGCGAAGTGCGCTATTGCGCTGTACTTCTCAAacttaattaaatattaacaTCCAATTTACTATACCTTGAAAGACATCTCAAATTTCACTTAAGCTAgttaaaagacaaaaaaaggaatccaTCAAAACGGGGGAAGTAACAGTGCTCTCTAGAACGCAACCGCCCCAAACAACGCACGTGCTCGTCTGCCGCGAT encodes:
- the LOC121591499 gene encoding protein Asterix; amino-acid sequence: MTLLINPRRPEKVHRYKPVDSANQGAGVGDDLMPDYMNILGMIFSMCGLMMKLKWCAWLALYCSCISFANSRISDDAKQVLSSFMLSVSAVVMSYLQNPTPMTPPWQSM
- the LOC121591497 gene encoding uncharacterized protein LOC121591497 isoform X1 — protein: MDGRNRRRQFGGPCHCLRPLIRLWGVVTAIVVSGVGIDIMVHGYTAGVYIIVASVVIFLLEIKWLFTLFIVLCTNNDYSSGCYRCWSVCRYCGGWHLTFPYVALGIALIVWPHRLWLSHVAGGLLIGLAMLRLLTVCKFRPHGKDDELLNHCDEHADKYDNLSDVLVDNSMPEPGHSLEGTNGSSQGAHDDGDDDDDDDDVAINGDGM
- the LOC121591497 gene encoding uncharacterized protein LOC121591497 isoform X2 encodes the protein MRFQLNLPFSPMGPSLYLPPVPCPSSVTPLMRSINSNDYSSGCYRCWSVCRYCGGWHLTFPYVALGIALIVWPHRLWLSHVAGGLLIGLAMLRLLTVCKFRPHGKDDELLNHCDEHADKYDNLSDVLVDNSMPEPGHSLEGTNGSSQGAHDDGDDDDDDDDVAINGDGM